A window from Candidatus Endomicrobium procryptotermitis encodes these proteins:
- a CDS encoding outer membrane lipoprotein-sorting protein translates to MKKLFLVLILTVMTFSFAMASDKETPSSIYEKILEKSYIGKYKSIIIDKELTSTQISNGMSIRSKTYFAYDKYREETATKDTSGQTINIITIFTSSDTYMSYNQGETFLSFGTSLIDEISSNIKNIDSFTLHAVLKEKMETVNGSECYAIEDNGMGINRKFYVEKKTYNLLKSIISTEEMLIVTELSNYKKVDKYTGPFTIQLLIRKKTGDKQTIESNIKIHSIQFNPSINSEIFSPKNVSAIPNIYGIGNIKDMLQSIF, encoded by the coding sequence ATGAAAAAACTATTTTTAGTGCTTATTTTAACGGTAATGACATTTTCTTTCGCTATGGCGTCAGACAAGGAAACGCCGTCCTCAATTTATGAGAAAATTCTTGAGAAAAGTTATATAGGCAAATACAAAAGCATTATAATAGATAAAGAACTTACATCAACTCAGATTTCAAATGGAATGTCTATAAGAAGCAAAACTTATTTTGCCTACGACAAATATCGTGAAGAAACTGCCACAAAAGATACTTCCGGACAGACAATAAACATTATTACGATTTTCACTTCATCGGATACGTATATGAGTTATAATCAAGGAGAAACTTTTCTCTCTTTCGGTACGTCTCTTATAGACGAAATCAGTTCAAATATTAAAAATATAGATTCGTTTACTCTTCATGCAGTATTAAAAGAAAAAATGGAAACCGTCAACGGAAGCGAATGTTATGCCATTGAAGATAACGGCATGGGGATAAACAGAAAATTTTATGTTGAAAAGAAAACATACAATTTACTTAAAAGCATAATTTCAACCGAAGAAATGCTGATAGTAACGGAACTGTCAAACTATAAGAAAGTAGACAAATATACAGGTCCTTTTACCATACAGTTGCTAATACGGAAAAAAACCGGTGACAAACAAACTATAGAATCGAATATAAAAATTCATTCGATTCAGTTCAACCCTTCAATAAACAGTGAAATTTTTAGCCCAAAAAATGTTTCGGCTATTCCAAATATTTATGGAATAGGAAATATAAAAGACATGCTGCAGTCAATATTTTAA
- a CDS encoding sigma-70 family RNA polymerase sigma factor, whose amino-acid sequence MLSDLDLIKFVREGKQEAFEAFIIKYKDKVYNIAFSFTGNHSESDDIAQNVFFKIYLNLNSFEGKSSFSTWLYRITVNECYNGLRKRKNNILSLDFVIKEDAVVSLKDIFEDKNVNIEDFMMRKEMQLKVRKAIIELPYKYRMIVTLRDIEDMSYEEISKIMKISQDKVKVWLFRARSKLKNILRT is encoded by the coding sequence ATGCTAAGCGATTTGGACCTGATTAAATTCGTTAGAGAAGGCAAGCAGGAAGCTTTTGAAGCGTTCATAATAAAGTATAAAGATAAAGTTTATAATATAGCTTTTTCATTTACAGGCAACCACTCTGAAAGCGATGATATTGCACAAAATGTTTTCTTTAAAATTTACTTAAACTTAAATTCTTTTGAAGGAAAATCATCTTTTTCAACGTGGCTATACAGAATAACCGTAAACGAATGTTACAACGGTCTTCGAAAAAGAAAAAATAATATTTTGTCATTAGATTTTGTAATTAAAGAAGATGCTGTCGTTTCTTTAAAAGACATATTTGAAGATAAAAACGTAAATATCGAAGATTTCATGATGCGTAAAGAAATGCAGTTAAAAGTTAGAAAAGCAATTATAGAGCTTCCTTATAAATACAGAATGATAGTAACATTGAGAGATATTGAAGATATGTCATACGAAGAAATTTCGAAAATAATGAAAATATCGCAAGACAAAGTTAAAGTGTGGCTTTTCAGAGCCAGAAGCAAATTAAAAAATATTTTAAGAACATAA
- a CDS encoding RNA methyltransferase: MIIESAQNKIFKEAMSLKEKKYRQKNGLFLVEGQKQTEEISGNWHIDSFFISKTFSKKNQFKTNIKSFIIADSLFKKLSSTQTPQGIIAVIEKKSYDIENIFKEDGFFIILEKMQDPGNLGTIIRSADAFGAKGIFVSKGSADIYSDKVIRSTMGSFFHLPIIDECDIQDIIKLMKKEKVKIFAASLDAKTGLKDIVFPTKSVIIIGNESKGLSLEIQKKANALIKIEMCGNAESLNAAAAAAIIMYRMAFSYIKCNIFAKNESK; the protein is encoded by the coding sequence ATGATTATTGAAAGCGCGCAAAATAAAATCTTTAAAGAAGCGATGTCTCTTAAAGAAAAAAAATACAGGCAGAAAAATGGGCTGTTCCTTGTTGAAGGACAAAAACAGACCGAAGAAATAAGCGGAAATTGGCATATCGACAGTTTTTTTATATCAAAAACCTTTTCAAAAAAAAACCAGTTTAAAACAAACATCAAATCATTCATAATTGCTGACTCTCTTTTCAAAAAACTCTCATCAACTCAAACGCCTCAAGGGATAATAGCAGTCATTGAAAAAAAATCTTATGATATTGAAAACATTTTTAAAGAAGACGGCTTCTTTATTATTTTAGAAAAGATGCAGGACCCCGGCAATCTAGGAACAATAATACGTTCTGCAGACGCTTTCGGAGCAAAAGGCATTTTTGTTTCTAAAGGAAGCGCAGACATCTATTCCGACAAAGTAATTCGTTCCACAATGGGTTCATTTTTTCATCTTCCAATAATAGATGAATGCGACATCCAAGACATTATAAAACTGATGAAAAAAGAAAAAGTGAAAATTTTTGCCGCATCATTAGATGCAAAAACAGGGTTGAAAGACATAGTCTTTCCCACAAAAAGTGTTATTATTATCGGCAACGAGTCAAAAGGCTTAAGTTTGGAAATTCAAAAAAAAGCCAACGCATTAATTAAAATCGAGATGTGTGGAAATGCCGAGTCTTTAAATGCCGCGGCAGCGGCGGCAATAATTATGTACAGAATGGCATTTTCTTATATAAAATGTAACATTTTTGCGAAAAATGAATCTAAATAA
- a CDS encoding zf-HC2 domain-containing protein, which yields MNCKKFKINMSAYIDNYLYKHEKIMLEKHLQSCDKCIKEYKGLKNTKMMTSFLNKEAAPADFERKIMEKIKNGHFTTNWLEYFIATARTSLIASILIFGVIAAFNFFTPLTTACSNVDNVEAINNYVLKGNIFAKQNKISDAKIIEALFE from the coding sequence ATGAACTGTAAAAAATTCAAAATCAATATGAGCGCATATATCGACAATTATCTGTATAAGCATGAAAAAATTATGTTAGAAAAACATTTACAAAGTTGTGATAAATGCATAAAAGAATATAAAGGCCTAAAAAACACAAAAATGATGACATCTTTTTTAAATAAAGAGGCAGCACCTGCGGATTTTGAAAGAAAAATAATGGAAAAAATAAAAAATGGACATTTTACGACGAATTGGCTTGAATATTTTATCGCAACAGCTAGAACATCATTAATTGCTTCCATTTTAATTTTCGGAGTGATAGCGGCATTTAATTTTTTTACACCTTTGACTACCGCATGTTCAAATGTGGACAATGTGGAAGCAATAAACAATTATGTGTTAAAAGGCAATATTTTTGCAAAACAAAACAAAATATCAGATGCTAAAATTATAGAAGCTTTATTTGAATAG
- the pgi gene encoding glucose-6-phosphate isomerase, which produces MSIFEFTKTQQWQNLKAHRVQNKNLSLRDLFKESGRFDKFSVKDDNLGLVFDYSKNIINDGTFHLLIELAKAAKVSEYATKMFSGEKINWTEKRAVLHTALRNRNNKPIYVDGKNVMLEINVVLEKMKIFSEDIRKGRRLGATGKRITDVVNIGIGGSDLGPKMVCEALKFLGNVLNIHFVSNIDGADILETLKKLNPETTLFIIASKTFTTLETITNALTARDWLTAKLGVKSVANHFAALSTNVKKVKEFGIDENNMFEFWDFIGGRYSLWSAIGLPIACFIGFDKFTELLEGAYYMDKHFIETSYEKNVPVIMALLGVWYINFFNASSHAILPYSQYLHRFPAYLQQADMESSGKTINFEGDRVDYQTGPIIWGEPGTNGQHSFYQLIHQGTKFIPCDFIGFINPPEKVGSHHEKLMANYFAQTEALAFGRTREEVIENLTKSGTSKEDIKMLTPHKIFEGNRPTNSILINELTPKTLGALIAMYEHKIFTQGIIWRINSFDQWGVELGKVLANTILPELEGKADNKHDGSTKNLLAVFNKRRKQNY; this is translated from the coding sequence ATGAGTATATTTGAGTTTACAAAAACACAGCAATGGCAAAACCTTAAAGCGCATCGAGTGCAAAATAAAAATTTAAGCTTAAGAGATTTATTTAAAGAGTCCGGAAGATTTGATAAATTCTCGGTCAAAGATGATAATCTCGGATTGGTTTTTGACTACTCGAAAAATATTATAAATGATGGTACCTTTCATCTGCTTATTGAGCTTGCAAAAGCGGCGAAAGTAAGTGAATATGCCACCAAGATGTTTTCCGGAGAGAAAATTAATTGGACCGAAAAACGCGCCGTTTTGCATACGGCATTGAGAAATAGAAACAATAAGCCGATATATGTCGATGGCAAAAATGTGATGTTGGAGATAAACGTCGTTCTTGAAAAGATGAAGATTTTTAGCGAAGATATACGAAAAGGAAGACGGCTTGGCGCTACGGGAAAAAGAATTACGGATGTAGTAAATATAGGTATAGGCGGCTCGGATTTAGGACCTAAAATGGTATGCGAAGCATTAAAGTTTTTGGGAAATGTGCTTAACATTCACTTCGTTTCAAATATAGATGGAGCCGATATTCTTGAAACTTTAAAAAAATTAAATCCTGAAACGACGCTATTTATAATCGCTTCAAAAACATTTACCACGCTTGAAACTATTACCAATGCACTAACCGCAAGAGATTGGCTTACCGCGAAGTTAGGCGTAAAGTCCGTAGCAAATCATTTTGCCGCTTTATCGACGAATGTCAAAAAAGTTAAAGAGTTTGGTATAGATGAAAACAATATGTTTGAATTTTGGGATTTTATCGGAGGTAGATATTCTCTTTGGTCAGCCATAGGACTTCCGATAGCATGTTTTATAGGTTTTGACAAGTTTACGGAACTTCTGGAAGGCGCTTATTATATGGACAAACATTTTATTGAAACATCTTATGAAAAGAATGTTCCTGTCATTATGGCGCTGCTTGGAGTATGGTATATCAACTTTTTTAACGCGTCAAGCCATGCGATTCTTCCTTACAGTCAGTATCTCCATAGATTTCCCGCTTATCTGCAGCAAGCAGATATGGAAAGCAGCGGAAAAACTATAAACTTTGAAGGTGACAGAGTTGACTATCAAACCGGGCCCATAATATGGGGGGAACCCGGAACAAACGGGCAGCATTCTTTTTATCAGCTAATTCATCAAGGGACAAAGTTTATTCCATGCGATTTTATAGGTTTTATAAATCCGCCGGAAAAGGTAGGCAGTCATCACGAGAAACTTATGGCAAATTATTTTGCCCAGACAGAAGCTCTTGCTTTCGGGCGGACAAGGGAAGAAGTTATCGAAAATCTGACAAAAAGCGGAACTTCTAAAGAAGATATAAAAATGCTTACGCCTCACAAAATTTTTGAAGGAAACAGGCCTACCAACAGCATTTTAATAAATGAGCTTACGCCTAAAACTCTTGGCGCTTTAATCGCAATGTACGAGCATAAAATATTTACTCAGGGAATAATCTGGAGAATTAACAGTTTTGACCAATGGGGAGTTGAGCTTGGAAAAGTTTTGGCAAATACCATACTTCCGGAGCTTGAAGGAAAAGCTGACAATAAGCATGACGGTTCGACAAAAAATCTCCTAGCAGTCTTTAATAAAAGAAGGAAACAAAATTATTAA